A stretch of DNA from Vibrio gallaecicus:
TCGTAAGTTTTTACGTTGATCTTGCCTTCTTTATCATAGCTACGAACCAGTTGTTCAAAGTTAGAACCTAGGTTAACCGCAACTGTTTTACCGTAAAGGTCTTCAATACCTTGAATGCTGTCATTACCTTTACGTACTGTAATTTGTGCACCATCGACTACATATGGGTCAGCAAACAGGTATTTTGCCGTGCGCGCTTCAGTAATGGTGATTTGGTTTGAAATCGTATCGATACGACCTGTTTCAAGTAGACCAAATAAACCAGAGAAGTTTGCTGTTACGTATTCCACTTTATAGTCATTACGTTTACCAATCTCATCCCACAAATCAACTTCAAAGCCTTGCAGTTGGTCTTGCTTTACGAAAGTGAATGGAAAATAACGACCTGACATACCAACTTTAACCTCGGTAGCAGCTTGAACTGTTGCAGCAGAAAGTGCGATTACTGCAATTGCAGCTTTAATCCAGTTTTTCATTTGGTAACTCCTTATATTTATAGAGCAGGATGTTACTGGGAAAATGCTCAATAGAATAAATAACCAGATGTTATTAACCATAACTAGATGGTATTCGAGGTT
This window harbors:
- a CDS encoding amino acid ABC transporter substrate-binding protein is translated as MKNWIKAAIAVIALSAATVQAATEVKVGMSGRYFPFTFVKQDQLQGFEVDLWDEIGKRNDYKVEYVTANFSGLFGLLETGRIDTISNQITITEARTAKYLFADPYVVDGAQITVRKGNDSIQGIEDLYGKTVAVNLGSNFEQLVRSYDKEGKINVKTYDTGIEHDVALGRSDAFVMDRLSALELIKKTGLPLQLAGQPFETIENAWPFVNNDNGKKLQAEVNQALAAMREDGTLATISIKWFGADITKK